In one Candidatus Absconditicoccus praedator genomic region, the following are encoded:
- a CDS encoding IGHMBP2 family helicase, with translation MNKKELKNKIQYWKDLIEKERQEEKNIYADEIQRLSKKREKQGKAISKLKGKKQQQMDQIALVRFSRKENIETEIKAQDIVLITNDSLEKLRSYNFKDFQENIENFPLGTVYKLGKNYIDVWLNTPIPRFVFKDSLTLHLYVNDITFYRQKTCLDFFFKRKDQDKLKDIIFDNKACEQEHEEIPYIDFFNYDLNQEQRDFVQNSLENKSVAILHGPFGTGKTTTLVESIYQHYLQGNKILISADSNIAVDNILGKLLEIGIFPKEEITRIGAFSKLYDHEAISYTIYKKIDDNPRNKDIKNLKDQVNTIKKQRDKYQRPSPDKKRGMSDEEIIKFGAEGKAFRGIKKKTMSSMAEWITNNQKIKEIYQQIDDIREGIINQTIQDSSIVLATNSMVYSDFLEEHFFDVCFVDEAGQSSFPSTLLPISKSNKFILAGDHKQLPPTILSDKAKDLEYTLLEKLANFYEDNPKYYTLLAIQYRMNSDLMGFSSKMFYHNKLSAAEEAEKNKLTKLLPPNLASNYPSNIIWFDTKGEENKNEETHSIYNEKEAETIKNIVKDLECIGKENIGIITPYRAQVNLLKKKINDVEINTVDGFQGKEKALIIISFVRSNPDGNIGFLKDKRRLNVAITRAKSGLICVGNTESLKNDGLFNEFISYVKNLGGNNKGDIF, from the coding sequence ATGAATAAGAAAGAACTCAAAAACAAAATTCAGTACTGGAAAGATCTAATAGAAAAAGAAAGACAAGAAGAAAAAAATATATATGCAGATGAAATTCAAAGACTTTCAAAAAAAAGAGAAAAACAATGAAAAGCTATAAGCAAACTAAAATGAAAAAAACAACAACAAATGGATCAAATTGCACTTGTTAGATTTTCAAGAAAAGAAAATATAGAAACTGAAATAAAAGCTCAAGACATAGTACTTATTACAAATGATAGCCTTGAAAAATTAAGATCTTATAATTTTAAAGATTTCCAAGAAAATATAGAAAACTTTCCTTTGTGAACAGTATATAAACTTGGTAAAAATTATATAGATGTATGGCTAAACACTCCTATACCTAGATTTGTATTCAAAGATAGTCTTACTTTACATTTGTATGTAAATGATATTACTTTTTATAGACAAAAAACTTGTCTTGATTTCTTTTTCAAAAGAAAAGACCAAGACAAACTCAAAGATATTATTTTTGATAATAAAGCTTGTGAACAAGAACATGAAGAAATTCCTTATATTGATTTTTTCAATTATGACTTAAACCAAGAACAAAGAGATTTTGTACAAAATTCATTGGAAAACAAAAGTGTTGCCATACTACACTGACCTTTTGGTACTTGAAAAACAACAACATTAGTAGAAAGCATATATCAACATTATCTTCAATGAAACAAAATTCTTATATCAGCTGATTCAAATATAGCAGTTGATAATATTTTGGGAAAACTATTAGAAATATGAATTTTCCCCAAAGAAGAAATAACTAGAATATGAGCTTTTTCCAAATTATACGATCATGAGGCTATATCATACACTATCTACAAAAAAATAGATGATAATCCAAGAAATAAAGATATAAAAAATCTCAAAGACCAGGTAAATACTATAAAAAAACAAAGAGATAAATATCAAAGACCAAGCCCAGACAAAAAAAGAGGTATGAGTGATGAAGAGATAATAAAATTTGGAGCTGAATGAAAAGCTTTCAGATGAATAAAGAAAAAAACAATGAGCTCTATGGCAGAATGGATAACAAACAATCAAAAAATAAAAGAAATCTATCAGCAGATAGATGATATAAGAGAGGGTATCATAAATCAAACAATTCAAGATTCAAGTATAGTACTTGCCACCAATTCAATGGTATATTCAGACTTTTTGGAAGAACATTTTTTTGATGTATGTTTTGTAGATGAAGCAGGACAAAGTAGTTTCCCATCTACACTCTTGCCTATATCCAAATCAAACAAATTTATTCTTGCCTGAGATCACAAGCAACTCCCACCTACAATACTTTCTGATAAAGCAAAGGATTTAGAATACACTCTATTAGAAAAATTAGCTAATTTTTATGAAGATAATCCCAAATATTACACTCTCCTAGCTATACAATATCGTATGAATTCAGACCTTATGTGATTTTCTAGCAAAATGTTTTATCACAACAAACTATCTGCAGCCGAAGAAGCAGAAAAAAATAAACTAACAAAATTACTTCCTCCAAATTTAGCATCAAATTATCCATCTAATATTATCTGGTTTGATACAAAATGAGAAGAAAATAAAAACGAAGAAACACATAGTATATACAATGAAAAAGAAGCAGAAACTATAAAAAATATAGTAAAAGATTTGGAATGCATATGAAAAGAAAACATATGAATAATCACTCCCTACAGAGCACAGGTAAATCTATTGAAGAAAAAAATAAACGATGTAGAAATAAATACTGTAGATGGCTTTCAATGAAAAGAAAAAGCTCTAATAATCATTTCATTTGTCAGATCCAATCCTGATTGAAATATAGGCTTTTTGAAAGATAAAAGAAGGTTGAATGTAGCAATCACAAGAGCTAAGTCATGACTGATATGTGTAGGTAATACAGAAAGTCTAAAAAATGATGGCCTATTCAATGAGTTTATTAGTTATGTAAAAAATCTATGATGAAATAATAAGTGAGACATTTTTTAG
- a CDS encoding NUDIX domain-containing protein, with translation MYIQDGLYKKILEKTIVQTLDIVFLSREMKILLGLRNNSPLKGVYYIPGGRRHKNETIYQSAIRKSKEELGIDIDPSRLVFLGVYDDIFNDSAFDNISTHCSPITFVYKLDQNEEKNLNLDSQHSDFKFFDIDDENIHDMVKIRINDMKKQGIV, from the coding sequence ATGTATATACAGGATGGTTTATACAAAAAAATACTAGAAAAGACTATAGTTCAAACTCTAGATATAGTGTTTTTGAGTAGAGAAATGAAGATTTTGTTGTGATTGAGAAATAATAGTCCACTGAAGTGAGTTTATTATATTCCTTGATGAAGGAGACACAAAAATGAAACCATATACCAGTCAGCTATCAGAAAATCCAAGGAAGAGTTGGGAATAGATATAGATCCTAGCAGATTAGTGTTTTTGTGAGTTTATGATGATATTTTTAATGATTCTGCATTTGATAATATATCAACTCACTGTAGCCCAATTACTTTTGTGTACAAACTTGATCAAAATGAAGAGAAAAACTTAAACTTGGATTCACAGCATTCAGATTTCAAATTTTTTGATATTGATGATGAAAATATTCACGATATGGTGAAAATTAGAATAAACGATATGAAAAAGCAAGGAATAGTATAA